One Carboxydothermus pertinax genomic window carries:
- a CDS encoding DUF1285 domain-containing protein has product MITIKIFLDKEGNWYYDGRLLINEKVIELFFKSLTYKNGSYYLVHNGEEKEISVEDAPYIAEGIMAKDDWLYLKIKGGLSFPMDGPVYFKSKIPYTIVNNLPVKFTRKAFWALSRYFTADGQKVIYGNFSTRIIEEGEGYEQEKS; this is encoded by the coding sequence ATGATAACCATTAAAATTTTTTTGGACAAAGAGGGTAATTGGTATTACGACGGACGACTTTTAATTAACGAAAAGGTAATTGAGTTATTTTTTAAAAGTTTAACCTATAAAAATGGAAGTTATTATCTGGTCCATAACGGCGAAGAAAAAGAGATTTCCGTTGAAGATGCACCGTATATTGCCGAAGGGATTATGGCAAAAGATGATTGGCTGTATCTAAAAATAAAAGGTGGATTGTCTTTTCCCATGGATGGACCAGTTTATTTTAAAAGTAAGATTCCCTATACTATCGTTAATAATCTACCGGTGAAATTTACCAGAAAGGCTTTTTGGGCGTTATCCAGGTATTTTACCGCGGATGGTCAAAAGGTGATTTATGGGAATTTCAGCACCAGAATTATTGAAGAAGGGGAAGGTTATGAACAGGAGAAAAGTTAG
- a CDS encoding UvrD-helicase domain-containing protein encodes MLAAALKNLNFEQRQVVYRWQGPLVVLAPVGTGKTLVMAHRTALAIKKGVNPKNILLLSFTNKAAREMGKRVESILGEKA; translated from the coding sequence TTGCTGGCAGCTGCCCTTAAAAACTTAAATTTTGAACAGCGGCAGGTTGTGTATCGCTGGCAAGGACCGCTGGTGGTTTTAGCTCCGGTCGGAACCGGAAAAACTTTAGTTATGGCCCATCGTACTGCGCTGGCGATAAAAAAAGGGGTTAACCCTAAAAACATACTGCTTCTGTCGTTTACCAATAAAGCTGCCCGGGAAATGGGAAAAAGAGTGGAAAGCATTCTTGGAGAGAAGGCCTGA
- the polA gene encoding DNA polymerase I, translating to MGKVVLVDGNSLLHRAFFALPPLKTSKGEPTGAVYGFLTMLFKVIKDENPDYLAVAFDVSRKTFRSDQFSAYKGHRKEAPEELVPQFALVREVLKVLNIPYIELMGYEADDIIGHLSKVFVNHGHEVKIYTADRDMLQLVEEKVAVYLTKKGITDLVKMDLAKVQENYGLKPIQLIDVKGLMGDPSDNIPGVPGIGEKTALDLIKTYGSLEEVLTHKEELKPKLKEKLTEHENLAKISKELATILREIPLEISLEDLKVKEPDYEEAAKLFTRLEFKSFLKEVEPKVKKEYQESKETVNIEIIKAEGQVVVVFNDGFYVDDGEKTSFYSLDQLVDLQEIFRGKEIITDDAKGIYRFCLEKGISFPKVNFDARIAAYVLNPADQNPGLNGLYIKYNLPVYDDLFLNIRGLFYLKKEMLAKIREQQQEKLYQEIELPLTPVLARMEFTGIQVDREALKEMSLELGEQMEALTREIYSLAGEEFNLNSPKQLGVILFEKLGLPVIKKTKTGYSTDAEVLEELFAYHEIVGKILNYRQLMKLKSTYTDGLMPLINEYTGKLHTTFNQTGTLTGRLASSEPNLQNIPVRLELGRKLRKMFIPSTGYDYIISADYSQIELRLLAHFSEEPKLIEAYQKGEDIHRKTAAEVFGVPLEEVSLEMRSHAKSVNFGIVYGISDFGLGRDLKIPREVAGKYIKNYFANYPKVREYLDGLIRTAREKGYVTTLFGRRRYIPELTAKNRTVQSFGERTAMNTPLQGTAADIIKLAMINMERELLRKGLKSRLLLSVHDELVLEVPAEEVEEVKSLVKKVMESVVELKVPLIAEVGMGKNWYEAK from the coding sequence ATGGGAAAAGTAGTTTTGGTTGATGGAAATAGTTTATTACATAGAGCCTTTTTTGCCCTGCCGCCCCTAAAAACTTCCAAAGGTGAGCCTACCGGGGCGGTTTACGGGTTTTTAACCATGCTTTTTAAAGTCATAAAAGACGAAAATCCCGATTATCTCGCGGTGGCCTTTGATGTTAGCCGGAAGACTTTCCGCAGCGACCAGTTTTCAGCTTATAAAGGACACCGTAAGGAAGCTCCCGAGGAACTGGTACCTCAATTTGCCCTGGTGCGGGAGGTATTAAAGGTTTTAAATATTCCCTATATAGAGCTTATGGGGTACGAAGCTGATGATATTATCGGCCATTTATCAAAGGTTTTTGTGAACCATGGCCATGAGGTAAAAATCTATACGGCTGACCGGGATATGTTACAATTGGTAGAGGAAAAAGTGGCAGTTTACCTTACGAAGAAAGGGATAACCGATCTTGTCAAAATGGATTTAGCTAAAGTGCAAGAAAACTATGGCTTAAAACCGATCCAGCTTATTGATGTTAAAGGCTTAATGGGAGACCCTTCGGATAATATACCGGGAGTTCCTGGAATTGGTGAGAAGACCGCTTTGGATTTAATCAAAACTTATGGTTCATTAGAAGAAGTTTTGACCCATAAAGAGGAGTTGAAACCCAAATTAAAAGAAAAGCTTACCGAACACGAAAATTTAGCAAAAATTTCTAAAGAATTAGCTACAATTCTGCGGGAGATACCGTTAGAAATTTCCTTGGAGGATTTAAAAGTCAAAGAACCAGATTATGAAGAAGCGGCTAAACTTTTTACCCGTTTAGAGTTTAAAAGCTTCTTAAAAGAGGTAGAACCCAAAGTAAAAAAAGAATACCAAGAAAGCAAAGAGACGGTGAATATTGAAATTATAAAGGCTGAAGGCCAAGTAGTTGTGGTCTTTAATGATGGATTTTATGTTGATGATGGAGAAAAGACAAGTTTTTACTCTTTAGACCAATTGGTTGATTTGCAAGAAATCTTCCGGGGAAAAGAAATCATAACCGATGATGCCAAAGGAATTTACCGCTTTTGTCTGGAAAAAGGTATTTCTTTTCCTAAAGTGAATTTTGATGCAAGAATTGCAGCGTATGTATTAAATCCTGCCGACCAAAATCCGGGGCTTAACGGACTGTATATAAAATATAATTTACCGGTGTATGACGACCTTTTTTTAAACATTAGAGGTTTATTTTATCTAAAAAAAGAAATGCTGGCGAAAATACGGGAACAGCAGCAGGAAAAGTTATATCAAGAAATTGAACTTCCTTTAACTCCGGTCCTAGCCCGGATGGAGTTTACCGGCATTCAGGTGGATCGGGAAGCTTTAAAAGAGATGTCGTTAGAGCTTGGGGAGCAAATGGAAGCGTTAACCCGGGAAATCTATTCCCTGGCGGGAGAAGAGTTTAATTTAAACTCGCCCAAGCAATTAGGGGTTATCCTCTTTGAAAAATTAGGTCTCCCCGTAATTAAGAAGACGAAAACCGGCTACTCTACCGATGCGGAAGTATTAGAAGAGCTTTTTGCGTATCATGAAATTGTAGGGAAAATATTAAATTACCGGCAGCTTATGAAGTTAAAGTCTACCTATACCGATGGTTTAATGCCTTTAATCAATGAGTACACCGGTAAACTTCATACTACTTTTAATCAAACAGGCACTTTAACCGGACGTCTGGCCTCCTCGGAGCCCAATCTCCAAAATATCCCTGTGCGGCTCGAGCTTGGGCGTAAATTGCGCAAAATGTTTATTCCTTCTACGGGTTATGATTATATAATCTCGGCGGATTATTCACAAATTGAGCTAAGGTTACTTGCTCACTTTTCCGAAGAACCAAAGTTAATCGAAGCGTACCAAAAAGGAGAAGATATTCATCGGAAAACTGCCGCGGAAGTGTTTGGGGTACCTTTAGAGGAAGTATCTTTAGAAATGCGGTCTCATGCTAAATCGGTAAATTTTGGTATTGTATACGGAATTAGTGACTTTGGGCTTGGCAGGGATTTAAAAATTCCCCGGGAGGTTGCCGGGAAATACATTAAAAACTATTTTGCCAACTATCCAAAGGTTCGGGAGTATTTAGATGGGCTTATTCGGACTGCTAGAGAAAAGGGGTATGTGACCACTTTATTTGGACGAAGGCGGTATATTCCGGAGTTAACCGCTAAAAATCGTACAGTACAGAGCTTTGGTGAGCGGACTGCCATGAATACGCCGCTCCAGGGTACTGCGGCTGATATAATTAAACTTGCAATGATTAACATGGAGAGAGAGCTTTTACGGAAGGGGTTAAAATCCCGGTTGTTACTTTCGGTGCACGACGAACTTGTTTTAGAGGTACCGGCAGAGGAAGTGGAGGAAGTAAAATCCCTGGTAAAAAAGGTTATGGAATCAGTGGTGGAACTAAAAGTTCCCCTGATTGCTGAAGTTGGCATGGGGAAAAACTGGTATGAAGCTAAATAA
- the mutM gene encoding DNA-formamidopyrimidine glycosylase: protein MPELPEVETIKRSLIPKILGKIIHGVVVYLPKVVKNMTVEEFTRRVAGKKIISLERRGKYLLIGLSSKETLTVHLRMTGKLLVLSKGCLKDKHTHAVFDLGDVELHYNDVRQFGGFSFAMPEVGPEPLEEDFTIDYLRTKLKASKKNLKAFLLDQKIIAGIGNIYADEILFEAGLSPKRLAATLKDYEGEKLFKAIRKVLTLGIEHRGTSIRDYVDSENRQGGFQHFLKVYGKEGFTCVRCGNLIIRERHAGRSTHYCPNCQK, encoded by the coding sequence ATGCCAGAACTACCAGAAGTAGAAACGATAAAAAGGAGTCTTATTCCCAAAATTTTAGGCAAAATAATCCATGGGGTTGTAGTTTACCTGCCAAAGGTTGTTAAAAACATGACGGTGGAAGAATTTACCCGTCGCGTAGCAGGGAAAAAAATTATTTCCCTCGAGCGCCGAGGTAAGTATCTTTTAATAGGTCTTTCCAGCAAGGAGACATTAACGGTTCATTTGAGGATGACCGGGAAACTTTTAGTATTGTCTAAGGGTTGTCTTAAAGATAAGCATACCCATGCGGTCTTTGACTTGGGGGATGTTGAGCTGCATTATAACGATGTCCGGCAGTTTGGTGGTTTTTCTTTTGCAATGCCTGAAGTAGGACCGGAGCCTTTGGAAGAGGATTTTACCATTGATTATTTAAGAACCAAGCTAAAGGCGTCTAAGAAAAATCTTAAAGCCTTTTTATTAGACCAAAAAATTATTGCAGGCATTGGTAATATTTACGCTGACGAAATCTTGTTTGAAGCGGGGCTTTCTCCGAAGAGGCTTGCAGCCACGTTAAAGGATTACGAAGGGGAAAAATTATTTAAAGCTATTCGCAAGGTTTTGACCCTTGGGATAGAACACCGGGGAACTTCCATTCGGGATTATGTGGATTCGGAAAACCGTCAGGGCGGTTTTCAGCACTTTTTAAAAGTTTACGGGAAAGAGGGTTTTACTTGTGTTCGCTGCGGCAATTTAATAATCAGGGAAAGACATGCCGGGCGGAGTACCCATTATTGTCCAAACTGCCAGAAATAA
- a CDS encoding ABC transporter permease, translated as MKIFYKLVLANFKEMIREKMTIFWYIVFPLLFVFIFGTIFSGGGKNVSYDIGLVNLDQGPVSTGIVKAFDKVSIFKLHEGKEKEELQALDNGKRSLVIVLPQELTENLSTGKKTEIKIYYDQSQADTNQTLLSTVSQIFNSIERQITRAPELLNPVPQGIRAKSLNQINYYIPGILAMTLMQLGLFGSLRLVTLREKKILRSLGATPLPKTIFVSSEIFVRMIVSLVQAFLIVLVGHFVYDLKVIGNWFSLIGWVLFGSLAFISLGFALVSFARTTESAEGVIQVFQFIMMFLAGIFIPLSIMPKFLEPVAKVIPLTYLADAMRQVISGVPSQFSLSRDFLVLLLWFGISAIWAVRFKWE; from the coding sequence ATGAAAATTTTTTACAAATTAGTTCTGGCAAATTTTAAGGAAATGATAAGGGAAAAGATGACTATTTTTTGGTACATTGTTTTTCCGTTGCTGTTTGTCTTTATCTTTGGTACCATCTTTTCAGGTGGTGGGAAGAATGTTTCTTATGATATTGGGCTGGTGAATTTAGATCAAGGCCCAGTTTCAACGGGAATTGTAAAGGCTTTTGACAAGGTTTCAATTTTTAAACTTCACGAAGGGAAAGAAAAAGAAGAACTACAAGCTTTAGACAACGGTAAACGCTCGCTGGTAATTGTGCTTCCCCAGGAGTTGACAGAAAACTTAAGTACAGGGAAGAAAACGGAAATTAAAATTTATTATGATCAAAGTCAAGCGGATACCAATCAAACTTTGTTATCTACAGTTAGCCAAATTTTTAATAGTATTGAACGACAAATAACCAGAGCTCCAGAACTTTTAAACCCTGTTCCGCAAGGGATTAGAGCAAAATCTTTAAATCAGATAAACTATTATATTCCAGGTATTTTAGCAATGACCTTAATGCAGCTGGGCTTATTTGGATCGCTTAGGTTAGTTACCTTGAGAGAGAAAAAGATTTTACGTTCATTAGGGGCAACACCCCTTCCCAAGACTATTTTTGTAAGCAGTGAAATCTTTGTAAGGATGATTGTTTCCCTGGTTCAGGCGTTTTTAATTGTTTTGGTAGGGCATTTTGTTTATGACTTAAAAGTTATCGGAAACTGGTTTTCATTAATAGGCTGGGTTCTTTTTGGATCGTTGGCTTTTATTTCTCTCGGGTTTGCTTTGGTATCGTTTGCCAGGACTACTGAAAGTGCGGAAGGTGTCATCCAGGTGTTTCAATTTATCATGATGTTTTTAGCCGGTATTTTTATTCCTTTGAGCATTATGCCCAAGTTTTTAGAACCGGTGGCCAAGGTTATTCCCCTTACCTATTTAGCCGATGCGATGCGTCAGGTTATTAGCGGAGTGCCGTCACAATTTAGTTTAAGTAGAGATTTTCTGGTACTTTTGCTTTGGTTTGGTATTAGTGCAATCTGGGCTGTAAGGTTTAAATGGGAGTAA
- the dinB gene encoding DNA polymerase IV, with product MEKVIIHVDMDAFFASVEQRDNPELRGKPVIVGGVPGERGVVAAASYEARKYGVRSAMSLWEAAKLCPHGVFIPGNHKKYQEVSEKIFKIFYEYTPLVEPVSLDEAYLDVTGSQRLFGTGVEIGKKIKKRIFEETALTASVGVAPNKFLAKLASEVNKPDGFCEVSEDVVLDFLAPLPVEMLWGVGEKMKERLNDMGIKTVQDFWELPEFFLRKRFGILGQNLYYLSRGIDFREVIPERIPKSLGKEITFQKDSSDVDYLLGKLLGLTMAVGRGLRREGFYAGGVSIKIRLSSFITYTRHTMLLEPTWMDEVIYREAKRLFLENYHGELPVRLIGVTATPLIPTERGRQISFFGEDVRRESLYPAIDFINQKYGSQTITRAKILKFSSRR from the coding sequence GTGGAGAAGGTGATTATCCATGTAGATATGGATGCTTTTTTTGCGTCGGTGGAGCAGCGGGATAATCCAGAGCTTCGGGGTAAACCGGTGATTGTGGGAGGAGTTCCGGGGGAGCGGGGAGTAGTGGCGGCGGCTTCTTATGAAGCCCGGAAATACGGGGTAAGGTCGGCAATGTCTTTGTGGGAAGCCGCTAAACTTTGTCCCCATGGCGTGTTTATCCCGGGAAACCATAAAAAGTATCAGGAAGTATCAGAGAAAATTTTTAAAATTTTTTACGAATATACTCCTTTAGTTGAACCGGTATCTTTAGATGAAGCGTATCTTGATGTTACCGGGAGTCAAAGGCTTTTTGGAACGGGAGTCGAAATCGGCAAAAAAATAAAAAAGCGAATATTTGAGGAAACGGCTCTTACAGCGTCGGTAGGGGTTGCGCCTAATAAATTTTTAGCCAAGTTGGCCTCTGAAGTAAACAAGCCCGATGGCTTTTGTGAGGTTAGCGAAGATGTGGTGCTTGATTTTTTAGCGCCACTACCGGTAGAGATGCTCTGGGGAGTGGGGGAAAAGATGAAAGAGCGGCTAAATGACATGGGAATAAAAACGGTTCAGGATTTCTGGGAGCTTCCTGAGTTTTTTTTGCGAAAAAGATTCGGGATTCTGGGGCAAAATTTGTATTACTTGTCCCGGGGGATTGATTTTCGGGAGGTAATTCCGGAGCGCATACCGAAATCTTTAGGGAAAGAAATTACCTTTCAAAAAGACAGTAGCGATGTAGATTATCTTTTAGGAAAGCTTTTAGGGCTCACTATGGCGGTGGGCCGGGGGCTTCGGCGGGAAGGATTTTATGCTGGGGGTGTCAGCATTAAAATTCGCCTTTCAAGTTTTATAACCTATACCCGGCATACGATGCTGTTGGAGCCTACCTGGATGGATGAGGTAATATACCGGGAGGCTAAAAGGCTTTTTTTAGAAAATTATCACGGGGAGCTGCCAGTACGGTTAATTGGAGTTACAGCAACACCTTTAATTCCTACCGAAAGGGGAAGGCAAATTTCTTTTTTTGGAGAGGATGTGCGGCGGGAAAGTCTTTACCCGGCTATTGATTTTATTAATCAAAAATACGGCAGCCAAACGATTACCCGGGCAAAAATTTTAAAGTTTAGCTCTCGAAGGTAA
- the ytaF gene encoding sporulation membrane protein YtaF yields the protein MELTLLLFSLALSLDGFGAGLAYGLRGLRVPVTSVVVVSVTSAFTIGFAMLLGKFINIFIPESFTRYLGAFLLVAIGIYVFFAGGSEIKKDSTQPKVVLSFKIFGLIFQILRAPQLADRDDSGVLSYKEAILLGIALALDAFGAGIGLSLSGYPILLTMANVGLVKFCLLALGLFLGKQNGKVSFIRNNSRYLASLVLIYLGISRIF from the coding sequence ATGGAACTTACTTTACTTTTGTTTTCGCTAGCGCTTAGTTTGGACGGGTTTGGAGCAGGATTAGCGTATGGGTTAAGAGGTCTTAGGGTACCAGTAACATCGGTGGTGGTGGTTAGTGTAACTTCTGCCTTCACCATTGGCTTTGCTATGCTTTTGGGTAAATTTATCAATATATTTATTCCGGAAAGTTTCACCCGGTATCTAGGGGCATTTTTACTGGTGGCGATTGGAATATATGTATTTTTTGCCGGTGGGAGTGAAATAAAGAAGGATTCTACCCAGCCGAAAGTGGTGTTAAGCTTTAAAATTTTTGGGCTAATTTTCCAAATTTTAAGAGCGCCCCAGCTAGCCGACCGGGATGATTCGGGAGTTTTATCTTATAAAGAGGCAATATTACTGGGAATTGCCCTGGCATTAGATGCGTTTGGGGCGGGAATTGGTTTAAGCCTTTCCGGTTACCCTATTTTACTCACAATGGCTAACGTTGGGCTGGTAAAATTTTGCCTTTTAGCTTTGGGACTTTTTCTTGGTAAGCAAAACGGAAAGGTAAGTTTTATTCGCAATAATTCTCGGTATTTAGCTTCACTGGTTTTAATATATCTGGGGATTTCCCGCATATTTTAA
- a CDS encoding lytic transglycosylase domain-containing protein yields the protein MTKKINGFTAFLIILIMGILLFPFWGKVLYPIKYRENIYDAATFAGVDPLLVAAVVKAESNFNPKAVSAKGALGLMQIMPKTAFWLAKEINEPFSRSEELFNPEKNLILGSYYLKYLIDRYDNLELALGAYNAGIANVDIWREKNIASNPNLYPFKETKAFVKKVLWNYKMYRFLY from the coding sequence TTGACCAAAAAAATAAATGGCTTTACCGCCTTCCTTATTATTTTAATTATGGGAATTTTACTTTTTCCTTTTTGGGGTAAGGTCTTGTATCCCATTAAATACCGGGAAAATATTTATGATGCGGCAACGTTTGCCGGAGTTGACCCGCTTTTAGTTGCGGCAGTTGTTAAAGCGGAAAGTAATTTTAACCCCAAAGCTGTTTCGGCGAAAGGTGCCTTAGGACTTATGCAAATCATGCCAAAGACTGCTTTTTGGCTGGCAAAGGAGATAAATGAACCTTTTTCCAGATCAGAAGAACTTTTTAACCCGGAAAAAAATTTGATATTAGGAAGCTATTATTTAAAATATTTAATTGACCGGTATGATAACTTAGAGCTGGCTTTGGGGGCATACAATGCGGGAATTGCCAATGTGGATATCTGGCGGGAAAAAAACATAGCCAGTAACCCCAACCTTTATCCTTTTAAAGAAACGAAAGCTTTTGTAAAAAAAGTTTTATGGAATTATAAAATGTACCGCTTTTTGTACTAA
- a CDS encoding thermonuclease family protein: MNRRKVRALWFVLLIFAVIIQGCTGAVDASANFIQAKIVKVIDGDTIKVRFSSGKKVNIRLIGVNTPELSHPELGIKEQPYGKEAYKYTKKVLYPGRRVFLEYDVGKQDKYGRDLAYVWLEKPEKVSEGEIRAKMFNAWLLLEGYAQVMTVPPNVKYSKLFVKFQKEARENSRGLWK; encoded by the coding sequence ATGAACAGGAGAAAAGTTAGGGCGCTTTGGTTTGTACTTTTAATTTTTGCTGTTATAATTCAAGGCTGCACTGGGGCTGTTGATGCTTCGGCGAATTTTATTCAGGCTAAAATAGTAAAGGTTATTGATGGAGATACAATTAAAGTTAGGTTTTCTTCCGGGAAAAAGGTTAATATAAGATTGATTGGGGTAAATACGCCAGAACTTTCCCATCCAGAGCTGGGAATTAAAGAGCAGCCTTATGGGAAAGAAGCATATAAATATACAAAAAAGGTTCTCTACCCGGGACGGCGTGTTTTTTTAGAGTATGATGTGGGGAAACAAGATAAATACGGTCGAGATTTAGCCTATGTCTGGTTAGAAAAACCTGAAAAAGTCAGCGAAGGGGAAATTCGGGCTAAAATGTTTAATGCCTGGCTGTTATTAGAAGGGTATGCGCAGGTGATGACTGTTCCCCCAAATGTAAAATACTCCAAGCTTTTTGTCAAATTTCAAAAAGAAGCCCGGGAAAATTCCCGGGGCTTATGGAAATAA
- a CDS encoding transposase encodes MNGRQLIFNFIEIFTSTHKVNFYTKVFDALDLSDFPNFTPSNSGPIGYPRRALLRAFFVMKFEKFGYISDLVDYLNNNLIIAHLCGFDISKPLPSYWTFERFIKNLDNKLLKNIMRKHVNLLKELGFIDGSFVSLDSTPIYANTKLNNPKSFTKDRFSKSNPPKSDKDCKLGVRTANNANNNKKYEFFWGYKNHVLSDPISGLPIAEITTTADVADSSIAIDILRETNEWFSLIETYFIADKAYDVKDIYNFIRQVLKGHAFIPLNLRNSKKHKQLPSGHVLCDAGLAMHKDGKQYFIDKIKYKFSCPFKNSKNDNLCPCNHPNYFNGKKNRGCTKYITVNYDYRSSINRDSVFFKKIYALRTESERYNSRWKNLNLEKAFTRNFNSIANLNTIGHICLLILAIAAINDNLVDKSKSLVGFKTVA; translated from the coding sequence ATGAACGGTCGTCAACTAATTTTTAATTTTATCGAGATTTTTACCTCAACTCACAAAGTTAATTTCTATACTAAAGTCTTTGATGCGCTTGACCTGTCTGATTTCCCGAATTTTACGCCTTCTAATTCTGGCCCTATCGGTTACCCCAGGCGGGCTCTTCTTAGAGCTTTTTTTGTTATGAAGTTTGAAAAATTTGGCTATATTTCTGATTTAGTCGATTACTTAAATAATAACCTCATTATCGCCCACCTCTGCGGTTTTGATATTTCTAAACCCCTGCCTTCTTATTGGACTTTCGAAAGATTTATTAAAAACTTGGATAATAAATTACTCAAAAACATCATGAGAAAACATGTTAATCTTTTAAAAGAATTAGGCTTTATTGATGGTTCTTTTGTTTCTTTAGATTCAACTCCAATTTACGCTAACACTAAATTAAACAATCCTAAATCATTTACTAAAGATAGATTTTCTAAGTCTAACCCTCCTAAATCTGATAAGGATTGCAAATTAGGCGTCCGTACTGCTAACAATGCCAATAATAACAAGAAATACGAATTCTTCTGGGGTTATAAAAACCATGTTTTATCAGACCCCATTTCCGGTCTTCCTATTGCTGAAATTACTACTACCGCCGATGTCGCTGATTCTTCTATTGCTATTGATATCCTTCGGGAAACTAATGAATGGTTTTCTCTCATTGAAACTTACTTCATCGCTGATAAAGCCTATGATGTTAAAGATATTTATAACTTTATCCGTCAAGTTCTTAAAGGCCATGCCTTTATTCCTTTAAACCTTAGAAATTCTAAAAAACATAAACAATTACCAAGTGGTCATGTCCTTTGTGATGCTGGTCTTGCTATGCATAAAGATGGCAAACAGTATTTTATTGATAAAATCAAATATAAATTTTCCTGCCCCTTTAAAAACTCTAAAAACGATAATCTTTGCCCTTGCAATCATCCTAATTACTTTAACGGAAAGAAAAACCGTGGTTGCACTAAATACATTACTGTTAATTACGACTATCGCTCTTCAATTAACAGAGATTCTGTTTTCTTTAAAAAGATTTATGCTCTACGAACTGAATCGGAAAGATACAATTCTCGCTGGAAAAACCTAAATCTTGAAAAAGCTTTTACAAGAAACTTTAATTCTATTGCTAACTTAAATACTATTGGCCATATTTGCCTTCTCATTCTGGCTATTGCTGCTATCAACGATAACCTTGTTGATAAGTCTAAATCTCTTGTTGGCTTCAAAACTGTTGCTTAA
- a CDS encoding DUF4349 domain-containing protein, with protein sequence MLEFQKLEDFDRWLSQQVKGVEGYVRFSREDKESRELTLMIPADKLAGFIEVLKKQGEFESYSENTEDVTKAYRDMEIRIKNLESEITAVRALLAKAKKIEEIMAVRAELNRFTEELEITKASLEDLKQDVSYSTLNLIVVKEKEAQIGEDSSFKNLGKKIKDQFIKAFNNFFTILIKLFFLVIYLLPYIILLLLVAPFGLKKKQK encoded by the coding sequence TTGTTAGAATTTCAAAAGCTTGAGGATTTTGACCGGTGGCTCAGCCAGCAAGTAAAAGGAGTTGAGGGATATGTACGTTTTTCCCGGGAAGACAAAGAAAGCCGGGAACTTACTTTAATGATTCCAGCGGATAAGCTTGCCGGTTTTATTGAAGTTTTAAAAAAACAAGGAGAGTTTGAAAGTTATAGTGAAAATACTGAAGATGTGACTAAAGCTTATCGCGATATGGAAATTAGGATTAAAAATTTGGAGTCAGAGATAACAGCGGTAAGGGCCTTACTTGCCAAAGCTAAGAAAATTGAAGAAATCATGGCAGTAAGAGCGGAGCTAAATCGGTTTACCGAAGAACTGGAGATTACCAAAGCTTCTCTTGAAGACTTAAAACAAGATGTTTCGTATTCGACCTTAAATTTAATAGTAGTAAAAGAAAAGGAAGCACAGATTGGTGAGGATTCAAGTTTTAAGAACCTGGGGAAAAAGATAAAAGATCAGTTCATAAAAGCTTTTAATAACTTTTTTACCATATTAATAAAACTATTTTTCCTGGTAATTTACTTACTGCCCTATATAATTTTACTGTTACTTGTGGCACCTTTCGGTTTAAAGAAAAAACAAAAATAA
- the coaE gene encoding dephospho-CoA kinase (Dephospho-CoA kinase (CoaE) performs the final step in coenzyme A biosynthesis.) produces MPVIGLTGGIASGKSTVSKLLEEHGFIIIDADQIAREILNPGKPAYQKVIANFGREILKEDGQIDRIKLGKIVFSDPEKLALLNRLTHPEVGKEIRSQLNQLKEAGIDRIVLDIPLLFEAQMQDLVDIIWVVYVPEEEQIKRLMTRNGFTREEAIKRIRSQMPLDEKARLADVVIDNSGSLEKTREQIIAILQEWK; encoded by the coding sequence ATGCCGGTAATAGGCCTTACCGGAGGGATTGCTTCGGGGAAAAGCACTGTTTCTAAACTTTTAGAGGAGCACGGCTTTATAATAATTGATGCCGATCAAATTGCCCGGGAAATATTAAACCCGGGCAAGCCTGCCTATCAAAAAGTTATTGCAAACTTTGGGCGGGAGATTTTAAAAGAGGATGGACAAATTGACCGGATAAAACTTGGAAAAATAGTTTTTTCTGACCCGGAAAAATTAGCTCTATTAAACCGGTTGACCCATCCGGAGGTAGGTAAGGAGATTAGGAGTCAACTGAACCAACTCAAGGAAGCAGGGATTGACCGGATAGTCCTGGATATTCCTTTACTTTTTGAGGCTCAAATGCAGGACTTGGTGGATATAATTTGGGTGGTATATGTTCCAGAGGAAGAGCAAATAAAAAGATTAATGACCCGAAACGGTTTTACGCGCGAGGAAGCAATAAAAAGGATACGGTCCCAAATGCCTTTGGACGAAAAAGCAAGGCTTGCGGACGTAGTTATCGATAATAGCGGCAGCCTTGAGAAAACCCGGGAGCAAATTATAGCTATTTTGCAAGAATGGAAGTGA